In the genome of Candidatus Paceibacterota bacterium, one region contains:
- a CDS encoding pseudouridine synthase — protein sequence MLLAFHKPCGVLSRFTPDGSPNRTLAEFGFPANVYPIGRLDADSEGLLLLSDEPDLNQRLLHPRHAHEREYWAQVERIPTPEALRKLGQGLILQHRRTLPCRAWPLDPQPDVPPRDPPIRFRKTVPTCWIALELLEGKNRQVRRMTAAIGHPTLRLIRVRIGRFELRHLAPATWCELTSADRRLLCA from the coding sequence GTGCTCCTCGCCTTCCACAAACCCTGCGGCGTCCTCTCCCGCTTCACCCCCGACGGCTCCCCCAACCGCACCCTCGCCGAATTCGGCTTCCCCGCCAATGTCTATCCCATTGGCCGCCTCGACGCAGACTCCGAAGGCCTCCTCCTCCTGAGCGATGAACCCGACCTCAACCAGCGCCTGCTCCACCCCCGCCATGCCCACGAACGTGAATACTGGGCTCAGGTAGAACGCATCCCCACCCCCGAAGCCTTGCGTAAGCTTGGCCAGGGCCTGATACTGCAACACCGCCGCACCCTCCCCTGCCGCGCCTGGCCGCTCGATCCGCAGCCCGACGTTCCCCCGCGCGACCCGCCCATCCGCTTCCGCAAAACCGTCCCCACCTGCTGGATCGCCCTGGAGTTACTCGAAGGCAAGAACCGCCAAGTGCGCCGCATGACCGCCGCCATCGGCCACCCCACTCTCCGCCTCATCCGCGTCCGCATCGGTCGCTTCGAGCTCCGCCACCTCGCCCCAGCGACTTGGTGCGAGCTGACCTCAGCCGACCGCCGCCTCCTCTGCGCCTGA
- a CDS encoding ATPase, T2SS/T4P/T4SS family: MPADETADPDESAPQVLERLVAQAERAGASDIHLQMQPDAATVTFRLDGVMTPTAALPAALAERVFGRIKFLARLKTYQESLPQDGRIDKADLHARTDIRVATYPTVTGEKIVLRLFDTANIRTLAELDFPTEARAELERFLAQTAGLLLLTGPAGSGKTTTIYACLRHLVAQGGRHIITVEDPAEQIVPGVMQTEVSEARGLDFAKAARHLLRQDPQVLVIGEMRDEETANIAVRAALTGHLVISTLHAGSCAGVFERLLVLCPDHSAVASSTELVLNQRLLRRLCPECRGQGCPACLATGYRGRLPLVEWLRLATPLRRRIAARNLDGLAAHPSLADSAHALVQAGLTDDREVTRILGCSTPTPSLAVSWPSS; this comes from the coding sequence ATGCCAGCGGACGAGACTGCGGACCCCGATGAGTCCGCCCCCCAGGTCCTCGAACGCCTCGTCGCCCAGGCCGAACGCGCGGGCGCCAGCGACATCCACCTGCAGATGCAGCCCGACGCCGCTACCGTCACCTTCCGCCTCGACGGCGTCATGACCCCCACCGCCGCGCTGCCCGCCGCTCTCGCCGAACGTGTCTTCGGCCGCATCAAGTTCCTCGCCCGGCTCAAGACCTACCAGGAATCCCTCCCGCAGGATGGCCGCATTGACAAAGCCGACCTCCACGCCCGCACCGACATCCGCGTCGCCACCTACCCGACCGTTACCGGCGAGAAGATCGTCCTCCGCCTCTTCGATACCGCCAACATCCGCACGCTCGCGGAACTGGACTTCCCCACCGAGGCCCGCGCCGAACTCGAACGCTTCCTCGCGCAAACCGCCGGCCTGCTCCTCCTCACCGGCCCCGCCGGCAGCGGCAAGACCACCACGATCTACGCCTGCCTCCGCCACCTCGTCGCCCAGGGTGGCCGCCACATCATCACCGTCGAGGACCCCGCCGAGCAAATCGTGCCGGGGGTCATGCAAACCGAGGTCAGCGAAGCCCGCGGCCTCGACTTCGCCAAAGCCGCCCGCCACCTGCTCCGCCAGGACCCCCAGGTGCTCGTGATCGGCGAGATGCGCGACGAGGAAACCGCCAACATCGCCGTCCGCGCCGCCCTTACTGGCCACCTCGTCATCTCCACGCTCCATGCCGGCTCCTGCGCGGGCGTTTTCGAACGCCTCCTCGTCCTTTGCCCCGACCATTCCGCCGTCGCCTCCTCCACCGAACTCGTCCTCAACCAGCGCCTCCTCCGCCGCCTGTGCCCCGAATGCCGCGGCCAGGGCTGCCCCGCCTGCCTCGCGACCGGCTACCGTGGACGCCTGCCACTCGTAGAATGGCTCCGCCTCGCCACCCCGCTCCGCCGCCGCATCGCGGCCCGCAACCTCGACGGCCTCGCCGCCCACCCCTCCCTGGCCGATTCCGCCCATGCCCTCGTCCAAGCCGGCCTGACCGACGACCGCGAGGTCACTCGGATCCTGGGATGCTCCACTCCCACCCCGTCTCTGGCCGTGTCCTGGCCGTCCTCCTGA
- a CDS encoding type II secretion system F family protein — MKLDELAFFNQQLAAMLREGIPLEGALNQLCAGMRAGPLRNQIEQLEADLARGTPLKEALAARSLPDLYRHMVEIGARGNDLPGVLTLLADHYYRANALWTRLKGLMVYPLIVILLSLGLTILISVNFNGFLARIGHEVGLQFNFAPATAAIWMPPVILALAAVLGVAAACIPAWRASLRWRLPGFRDASLAQLASAMTLMLKNGTTLPQALALAEALESNTPAAGTLARWRQLVEAGQGKPAAWTGDTRPFPQLFLWLVQKGGEDIAAGFRKAAEIYQARASYRIEMALYGALPVSILLLGQMVLWQAFPLVRTMTWMMNALGSDPGSVGD; from the coding sequence ATGAAACTAGACGAATTGGCCTTCTTCAACCAGCAACTGGCCGCGATGCTCCGCGAGGGCATCCCGCTCGAGGGCGCCCTGAACCAGCTCTGCGCCGGCATGCGCGCCGGCCCCCTCCGAAACCAGATCGAGCAACTCGAAGCCGACCTCGCTCGCGGCACCCCCCTCAAGGAAGCCCTCGCCGCCCGTTCCCTGCCCGACCTCTACCGCCACATGGTCGAGATCGGCGCCCGCGGCAACGACCTGCCCGGCGTCCTGACCCTGCTGGCCGACCACTACTACCGCGCCAACGCCCTCTGGACCCGCCTCAAGGGCCTCATGGTCTATCCGCTCATCGTCATCCTCCTGTCCCTCGGGCTGACCATCCTCATCTCTGTGAACTTCAACGGTTTCCTGGCCCGCATCGGCCATGAAGTCGGCCTGCAATTCAATTTCGCCCCCGCGACCGCCGCCATCTGGATGCCCCCGGTCATCCTCGCTCTCGCCGCAGTGTTGGGTGTCGCCGCCGCCTGCATCCCGGCCTGGCGCGCCTCCCTGCGCTGGCGCTTGCCCGGCTTCCGCGATGCCAGCCTTGCCCAACTCGCCTCGGCCATGACGCTTATGCTCAAGAACGGCACCACCCTCCCCCAGGCGCTCGCCCTTGCCGAAGCCCTCGAAAGCAACACCCCTGCCGCCGGCACCCTCGCCCGTTGGCGCCAGCTCGTCGAGGCCGGCCAGGGCAAACCTGCCGCCTGGACCGGCGACACCCGCCCCTTCCCGCAACTTTTCCTCTGGCTGGTCCAAAAGGGCGGCGAGGACATCGCTGCCGGCTTCCGCAAAGCCGCTGAAATCTACCAGGCTCGCGCCTCCTACCGCATCGAAATGGCCCTCTACGGCGCCCTCCCGGTCTCCATCCTCCTCCTCGGCCAAATGGTCCTTTGGCAAGCGTTCCCTCTCGTTCGCACCATGACCTGGATGATGAATGCGCTCGGCAGCGACCCCGGGTCTGTCGGCGATTGA
- a CDS encoding type II secretion system F family protein, with protein sequence MNESLLQLLHSDPLQAIVLGVLMLLAYIVVGLLPICGVCYLIYFLFTLPLRRNERARLFLDLLELGVDEGHTPEEAITRAAASRDRSLGARFHLLAARIEQGLSLPQALEKVPRLLPPQVCAMLDVGARIGDIRKIIPAGRVLLRDSVSYVRGAHNYLILVAFAISPAVVTVPLLLKTRVLPSFREVFAGMLEGQSLPAFTRLVFGGDTLIMTIQTAVIAVVWLAALAYVGGPRLHGWVHRLFPATQDWLLALLPWRRKRLHRDFSAMLAVLLDSEVPETEAVTLAAKSTANLSLLRRAHTVCARLQQGVKLPEAIRALDGSPELQWRLANALQRGTGFVRALASWHEALDARAFQIHQAAAQATTSVLVLVNGLIVASILTAVFLVLIQLIDGSCIW encoded by the coding sequence ATGAACGAAAGCCTTCTGCAACTCCTCCACTCGGACCCGCTGCAGGCCATCGTCCTGGGGGTGCTGATGTTACTCGCCTACATCGTCGTCGGCCTGCTGCCCATCTGCGGCGTCTGCTACCTCATCTACTTCCTTTTCACGCTGCCCCTCCGCCGCAACGAGCGCGCCCGCCTGTTCCTCGACCTCCTCGAACTCGGCGTGGACGAAGGCCACACCCCCGAGGAAGCCATCACCCGCGCCGCCGCCAGCCGCGATCGCTCTCTGGGCGCCCGGTTTCATCTCCTGGCCGCCCGCATCGAGCAGGGCCTGAGCCTCCCGCAGGCCCTCGAAAAGGTCCCCCGCCTGTTGCCACCGCAAGTCTGCGCCATGCTCGACGTCGGTGCGCGCATCGGCGACATCCGCAAGATCATCCCCGCCGGCCGCGTCCTGCTCCGCGACAGCGTCTCCTACGTCCGCGGCGCGCACAACTACCTCATTCTCGTCGCCTTTGCCATTTCGCCTGCCGTCGTGACAGTGCCGCTCCTGCTCAAGACCCGTGTCCTGCCCAGTTTTAGGGAGGTCTTCGCCGGCATGCTTGAAGGGCAAAGCCTGCCCGCGTTCACGCGGCTCGTCTTCGGGGGAGACACCCTGATCATGACCATTCAGACCGCCGTCATTGCCGTGGTCTGGCTGGCCGCCCTGGCTTATGTCGGCGGCCCGCGCCTGCACGGCTGGGTGCACCGCCTGTTCCCCGCCACGCAGGATTGGCTGCTGGCCCTCCTGCCCTGGCGCCGTAAACGCCTCCACCGCGATTTCTCCGCCATGCTCGCCGTCCTGCTCGACTCCGAAGTGCCCGAGACCGAGGCCGTCACCCTCGCCGCCAAGTCCACCGCCAACCTCTCCCTCCTCCGCCGCGCCCACACGGTCTGCGCCCGCCTCCAGCAGGGGGTCAAACTCCCCGAAGCCATACGCGCCCTGGACGGCTCCCCTGAGTTGCAATGGCGCCTCGCCAACGCCCTCCAGCGCGGCACCGGCTTCGTCCGCGCCCTCGCCAGCTGGCACGAAGCCCTCGATGCCCGCGCCTTTCAAATCCACCAGGCCGCCGCCCAGGCCACCACCAGCGTCCTGGTCCTCGTTAACGGCCTCATCGTCGCCTCCATCCTGACCGCCGTGTTCCTCGTGCTGATCCAACTCATCGACGGCTCCTGCATATGGTGA
- a CDS encoding P1 family peptidase, with the protein MFVIPASSQTSSERPRARQAGISVGLLPPGPLNAITDVAGVRVGHATLREGDSIRTGVTAILPHAGNLFEDRVPAAIHVGNGFGKLLGVTQVRELGELETPILLTSTLSVWRAADALVAWQLAQPGMEDVRSINPLVGETNDGFLNDIRARPIRREHVVRALESAADGAVEEGAVGAGTGTVAFGWKGGIGTSSRKLPAKQGGYTVGVIVQSNFGGDLTINGVHVGRELEQQNSKAAPREAQAHVAPPAGDSSGRQDGDGSIMIVVATDAPLGARSLERLASRAIVGLARTGSTMANGSGDYVIAFSTAPECRRRRGDTIHRVAELANDSMSPLFQAVADATEEAIYNSLFRATTTKGYKGTVRALPLDRVLELLRQAGSVSGDD; encoded by the coding sequence ATGTTTGTGATCCCTGCAAGCAGCCAGACTTCGTCGGAGCGCCCGCGCGCGCGGCAGGCCGGCATAAGCGTTGGTTTACTGCCGCCGGGTCCTTTGAACGCAATTACCGATGTGGCCGGCGTTCGCGTAGGGCACGCGACGCTGCGGGAAGGTGATTCGATTCGCACCGGTGTCACGGCGATTCTGCCACACGCGGGAAATCTCTTTGAGGACCGTGTGCCTGCGGCCATCCACGTGGGGAATGGCTTTGGGAAATTGCTCGGCGTCACGCAGGTCCGGGAACTGGGCGAATTGGAGACGCCAATCCTGCTGACTTCGACGCTGAGCGTCTGGCGGGCTGCAGACGCCCTGGTCGCCTGGCAGCTTGCTCAACCGGGGATGGAGGATGTTCGTTCCATCAACCCGCTGGTGGGCGAAACCAATGACGGCTTTCTCAATGACATCCGGGCACGACCTATCCGCCGCGAGCACGTTGTGCGCGCGCTGGAGAGCGCGGCGGATGGTGCCGTCGAGGAAGGCGCGGTGGGAGCCGGCACCGGCACCGTGGCGTTCGGCTGGAAAGGAGGAATCGGCACCAGCTCGCGCAAGCTGCCCGCAAAGCAAGGCGGGTACACCGTCGGTGTGATTGTGCAGAGCAATTTCGGCGGGGATCTTACAATCAATGGTGTGCATGTCGGGCGGGAATTGGAACAACAGAACTCGAAAGCAGCGCCCAGGGAAGCGCAAGCGCACGTCGCCCCGCCTGCCGGTGACTCTTCGGGCCGCCAAGATGGCGACGGCAGCATTATGATCGTCGTCGCCACCGATGCGCCGTTAGGTGCACGCTCCCTGGAGCGCCTGGCATCCCGGGCGATCGTCGGTCTGGCGCGCACCGGCTCGACCATGGCGAACGGTTCGGGCGACTACGTGATTGCCTTTTCCACGGCCCCGGAATGCCGTCGTCGTCGTGGCGACACGATTCATCGGGTGGCCGAGCTCGCCAATGATTCGATGTCCCCGCTCTTTCAGGCCGTGGCGGACGCCACGGAAGAAGCGATCTACAACTCCCTATTCCGGGCAACCACTACCAAGGGATACAAAGGCACAGTCAGGGCGCTACCGCTGGACCGTGTGTTGGAATTGCTCCGCCAAGCTGGCAGTGTTAGTGGTGATGATTGA
- a CDS encoding pyridoxal-dependent decarboxylase, with the protein MPTNTNFHMTPDEFRRWGHAVVDWVADYQRNVESLPVCSSVQPGQIRALLPPEPPANGEPFDAILADVEKLILPGITHWQSPNFFAFFPANNSGPSILGELLSAGLGAQGMLWATSPACTELETHVLDWLAGMLALPDKFKSSTAGGGVIQDAASSAVLCAVLAARERATGFFSNERGCNGRLVAYTSPQAHSSVEKAVKIAGLGKANLRFIEVDDCFAMRPEVLARQIVQDRQAGLQPCFVSATVGTTSSNAFDPLPEIGRLCREHGLWLHVDGAMCGTAALCPEFRHIHGGLELADSYCFNPHKWMFTNFDCDCFYVADRTALIRTLSVLPEYLRNKATESGAVIDYRDWQIPLGRRFRALKLWFVIRHYGVEGLRHHIRQHVALAQQFARWIEASKDFELRTPAPLNLVCFAHRAGDNFNRRLLERLNQTGRLYLTHTVLNGRYTLRLCVGQTHTEAAHVRQAWELIQYHAKELQT; encoded by the coding sequence ATGCCTACAAACACCAATTTTCACATGACCCCGGATGAATTCCGCCGTTGGGGACATGCGGTCGTGGATTGGGTGGCGGATTACCAGCGGAACGTCGAGTCCCTCCCGGTATGCTCGTCTGTTCAGCCCGGTCAAATCCGCGCCCTGCTGCCGCCGGAACCGCCTGCAAACGGCGAGCCCTTTGACGCCATCCTGGCTGACGTGGAGAAGCTGATCCTGCCCGGAATCACCCATTGGCAGTCGCCTAACTTCTTTGCCTTCTTCCCCGCCAACAACTCCGGCCCTTCCATCCTGGGAGAGTTGCTGTCCGCCGGATTAGGCGCACAAGGCATGTTATGGGCCACCAGCCCCGCCTGCACAGAACTGGAGACCCATGTCCTCGATTGGCTGGCGGGGATGCTGGCACTACCGGACAAGTTCAAGTCCAGCACCGCGGGCGGCGGTGTCATTCAGGACGCCGCCTCCAGCGCCGTGCTCTGCGCCGTGCTGGCGGCACGCGAACGCGCCACTGGTTTCTTTTCCAATGAGCGTGGCTGCAACGGACGCCTTGTGGCCTACACTTCCCCCCAGGCACACTCTTCTGTAGAAAAAGCCGTGAAGATCGCCGGGCTCGGCAAAGCAAACCTGCGCTTTATTGAGGTGGATGATTGCTTTGCAATGCGCCCCGAAGTTCTGGCCCGTCAAATCGTCCAGGACCGCCAAGCCGGATTGCAGCCCTGCTTTGTCTCGGCCACTGTCGGCACCACCTCGTCCAACGCCTTCGACCCGCTGCCCGAAATTGGACGCCTTTGTCGCGAGCACGGTCTCTGGCTGCACGTGGACGGTGCCATGTGCGGCACCGCTGCGCTCTGTCCCGAGTTCAGGCACATTCACGGCGGATTGGAACTTGCCGACTCTTACTGCTTCAACCCCCACAAGTGGATGTTCACCAACTTCGATTGCGACTGCTTCTACGTTGCCGATCGCACTGCGCTCATCCGAACCCTCAGTGTTTTGCCTGAATACCTCCGCAACAAGGCCACCGAATCCGGTGCCGTGATTGATTACCGGGACTGGCAGATCCCACTGGGCCGCCGCTTCCGCGCCCTCAAGCTTTGGTTCGTTATCCGGCACTATGGTGTCGAGGGCCTGCGCCACCATATCCGCCAGCATGTTGCGCTGGCGCAGCAATTCGCCCGCTGGATCGAGGCGTCCAAGGACTTTGAATTAAGAACCCCTGCCCCGCTGAACTTGGTTTGCTTTGCCCACCGGGCAGGCGACAACTTCAACCGCCGCTTGTTGGAGCGCCTGAATCAAACCGGCCGACTCTACCTCACCCATACCGTCTTGAACGGGCGCTACACCCTGCGCCTGTGTGTCGGCCAAACCCACACCGAAGCTGCTCATGTCCGCCAGGCGTGGGAATTGATCCAATACCACGCCAAAGAACTTCAAACCTGA
- a CDS encoding ISAs1 family transposase, with the protein MTKRKVPFRRPSADEQTVLRQMQVQLLVRPEDIQQCNQILVEEHYLHSAQLVGEQLRYAVVWQGRWLAVATWSAAALHLKARDGFIGWSQAQRRERLALVVNNSRLCVLPECHYPNLVSRFMKLMLGRLSVDWERVWQHPVALAESFVDPSLYPGTAYKVSGWTQLGYTRGWKRSAVDFYEPHGSPKQVWVRELVQDACAKLRAKELPAAWAGALRPARRRCTAKVREIESLMTRLGRDVPEFRRQQALAYPLAGMLVLIAMAMFSGVSRGYEDLADYAATLSQAQLRALRFRQDPRTRRVRCPQRTTFERVLKGLDEARLQQVLLLWQEQVLGPVEDRLVIIDGKTLRHAGVTTVSAVNGTGRWLGSTLVSAQSNEIPAGRQQLARLDLADKIVVADAAHTQVAHAKQILYQQGGEYLLTVKKNQKELFTTLETLFAPQPFSPSAHAAHPGADAGAQPQPPRNPSAGLSGGFAPAGELSGSADHRAAAAAGAAPG; encoded by the coding sequence ATGACAAAGCGTAAAGTGCCTTTCCGGCGGCCCAGTGCCGACGAGCAGACAGTGCTGCGCCAGATGCAAGTCCAGCTTCTGGTTCGGCCAGAGGATATTCAACAGTGCAACCAAATCCTGGTCGAGGAGCATTATTTGCATAGCGCACAGTTAGTGGGCGAGCAACTGCGCTACGCGGTGGTGTGGCAGGGGCGCTGGCTGGCAGTGGCTACCTGGAGCGCGGCGGCGTTGCACCTTAAAGCGCGGGATGGCTTTATCGGCTGGAGCCAGGCCCAACGGCGGGAGCGTTTGGCCTTGGTGGTCAACAATTCGCGTCTGTGTGTGTTGCCAGAGTGCCATTACCCCAATCTGGTCAGCCGCTTTATGAAGCTCATGCTCGGGCGTTTGAGCGTGGACTGGGAGCGCGTTTGGCAGCATCCAGTCGCGTTGGCGGAGAGTTTTGTGGATCCCAGCCTCTATCCCGGCACGGCCTACAAAGTCAGCGGCTGGACTCAGTTGGGCTACACGCGCGGTTGGAAGCGCAGCGCGGTGGACTTTTACGAGCCGCACGGCAGCCCCAAGCAAGTATGGGTTCGGGAACTGGTCCAAGACGCGTGTGCCAAGCTACGGGCCAAGGAACTGCCCGCCGCGTGGGCTGGCGCCCTCCGTCCGGCCCGCCGCCGTTGCACCGCCAAGGTGCGGGAGATTGAAAGCCTGATGACGCGCCTGGGTCGCGACGTGCCGGAGTTTCGCCGCCAACAGGCGTTGGCCTATCCCCTGGCGGGCATGCTGGTACTGATCGCCATGGCGATGTTCAGCGGGGTGAGCCGCGGCTACGAGGATTTGGCCGACTACGCGGCCACGCTCTCGCAAGCGCAGTTGCGGGCCTTGCGCTTCCGCCAGGATCCGCGCACCCGGCGGGTGCGTTGCCCGCAACGCACCACCTTTGAGCGGGTGCTCAAGGGCCTCGATGAGGCGCGACTGCAGCAGGTTCTCTTGTTGTGGCAGGAGCAGGTGCTGGGGCCCGTAGAGGATCGTTTGGTGATTATCGACGGCAAGACTCTTCGTCATGCCGGCGTGACGACCGTCAGCGCGGTCAATGGCACCGGCCGCTGGCTAGGCTCCACGCTGGTATCGGCCCAGAGCAACGAAATCCCCGCCGGCCGCCAGCAATTGGCCCGGTTGGACTTGGCGGACAAGATCGTGGTGGCCGATGCTGCCCACACCCAGGTGGCCCATGCCAAGCAGATCCTCTACCAACAGGGGGGCGAGTATCTGCTGACCGTTAAGAAGAACCAAAAGGAACTCTTCACTACGCTGGAAACGCTCTTCGCCCCCCAGCCTTTTTCCCCCTCCGCCCACGCCGCGCACCCGGGCGCTGACGCGGGAGCGCAACCGCAGCCGCCGCGAAATCCGAGTGCTGGACTGTCGGGAGGCTTCGCCCCAGCGGGTGAACTTTCCGGGAGTGCAGACCATCGGGCGGCTGCGGCGGCGGGTGCGGCGCCAGGGTAA